Proteins from one Telopea speciosissima isolate NSW1024214 ecotype Mountain lineage chromosome 1, Tspe_v1, whole genome shotgun sequence genomic window:
- the LOC122638788 gene encoding protein MIZU-KUSSEI 1-like, translated as MGQPKDNPSAKANSEPKQLPTSPPPPRPPVSLIKPSEKKKNKPTKVVRAFRSVVRSFPIWTPAVCKFPGLPGSLPESNRISSGTRITGTLFGYRKGRVSFSMQENPKCLPTLVVELAMQTNTLQKEMSSGMVRIALECEKRSEKDKVKLLDEPVWSMYCNGKKSGYGIKRDATDEDLNVMELLKAVSMGAGVLPGNSEVEGPDGELAYMRAHFERVVGSKDSETLYMLSPGGDNSPELSLFFVRV; from the coding sequence ATGGGGCAACCAAAGGATAATCCTAGTGCCAAAGCCAACAGCGAGCCAAAACAGTTGCCGACATCTCCACCACCGCCCCGTCCTCCGGTGTCTCTCATCAAACCgtcggagaagaagaaaaataagccCACAAAGGTCGTTCGTGCCTTCCGTTCCGTCGTCCGTTCTTTCCCAATCTGGACTCCAGCTGTCTGCAAGTTCCCCGGCCTCCCAGGTAGCTTACCGGAGAGCAACCGTATTTCCTCCGGCACTCGCATCACCGGTACATTGTTCGGATACCGTAAAGGCCGGGTAAGTTTCTCGATGCAGGAGAACCCAAAATGTTTGCCCACGTTAGTGGTGGAGCTGGCCATGCAAACTAATACGTTGCAGAAGGAGATGAGCTCCGGAATGGTGAGAATCGCTCTGGAATGTGAAAAGAGATCGGAGAAGGACAAAGTTAAACTTCTAGATGAGCCGGTGTGGTCGATGTATTGCAACGGGAAGAAGAGCGGATATGGGATAAAGAGAGACGCCACAGATGAGGATCTAAACGTAATGGAGCTCCTCAAGGCTGTATCAATGGGTGCTGGTGTTTTGCCAGGGAACTCGGAGGTTGAGGGTCCTGATGGGGAATTGGCTTATATGAGAGCCCATTTCGAACGTGTCGTGGGATCTAAGGACTCAGAGACCCTTTACATGTTGAGCCCTGGAGGGGATAATAGTCCTGAACTAAGCTTATTCTTTGTGAGagtatga
- the LOC122638757 gene encoding cytosolic sulfotransferase 5-like, whose amino-acid sequence MSFALKSREEEEEKDDDEKIYKRYIEIVATTLPTIEGWSGKPSYQYQGFWHNSGASGVGPLAFQDHFKARPSDIFLASIPKCGSTWLKSLAFAVMNRKSHPPSAQPQHPLCILNSHDLVPGLEGMLYNNNLNGSRIPNLDILPSPRLFSTHMPYTSLPQSVTLSGSRIVYICRNTNDNLVSWWHFINKVRSNNSLEPVKLEEAIELFCKGMSSLGPFWEHVLAYWKASLERPQNVLFLKYDEMIAEPALHLKRIAEFMGCPFSSMEEKEEVVDQIIKLCSFENLSNLAVNKTDKNGTGIPNSAFFRQGKVGDSANYLTTEMMEQLDRITMQKLHGSGLIL is encoded by the coding sequence ATGTCTTTTGCACTCaagagcagagaagaagaagaagaaaaagatgatgaTGAGAAAATCTACAAGAGATACATAGAAATTGTTGCGACTACACTTCCCACAATAGAAGGTTGGTCGGGTAAACCGAGCTACCAGTACCAAGGCTTTTGGCACAACTCTGGAGCGTCTGGTGTTGGACCTTTAGCATTTCAAGATCACTTCAAGGCACGACCCAGTgacatttttcttgctagcatCCCCAAGTGTGGCTCAACTTGGCTGAAATCTCTAGCCTTTGCTGTCATGAATCGCAAATCTCACCCTCCTTCAGCTCAGCCGCAACACCCTTTGTGCATATTGAACTCACACGATCTCGTGCCAGGGTTGGAGGGGATGCTATATAACAATAATTTAAATGGCAGCCGAATTCCAAACCTCGATATCCTTCCATCGCCTCGACTGTTTAGCACACACATGCCTTACACATCACTACCCCAATCTGTAACACTTTCAGGATCCCGGATTGTTTATATCTGCCGGAACACCAATGATAATCTAGTATCGTGGTGGCATTTTATCAACAAGGTAAGATCCAACAATTCTTTAGAGCCCGTGAAACTGGAAGAAGCCATCGAGTTGTTCTGCAAAGGGATGTCTTCACTTGGGCCATTTTGGGAACATGTGTTGGCCTATTGGAAAGCGAGCTTAGAAAGGCCTCAAAATGTACTATTCCTCAAGTACGATGAGATGATCGCTGAACCAGCCCTTCACTTGAAAAGAATTGCAGAGTTTATGGGGTGCCCTTTCTCTTcaatggaagagaaggaagaggtggTCGATCAAATAATAAAGCTCTGTAGTTTCGAGAATTTAAGCAATTTGGCAGTGAATAAAACTGACAAAAATGGTACTGGTATTCCGAACAGTGCCTTCTTCAGGCAAGGTAAAGTTGGAGATTCTGCAAATTACCTCACAACTGAGATGATGGAGCAGCTTGATCGCATCACAATGCAAAAATTGCATGGTTCGGGCTTGATACTCTAA
- the LOC122644751 gene encoding cytosolic sulfotransferase 5-like, whose product MAQNPPYKICFVPRSKEEEEEDEKIYKRYSEIVATLPTKEGWWGKPIYQYQGFWYNSGAFGVGPLAVQDHFKPRPTDVLVASIPKGGTTWLKSLVFAVLNRKSHPPSAQHHPLLIFNSHDLVPVMEMMLYSNILNGNRIPRLDILPSPRLFGTHMPYTSLPQSVALSSPRIVYICRNTKDTLVSWWHFTNKMRSNNSLEPMELEEAFDRFCKGMTSPGPFWEHVLGYWKASLERPQNVLFLKYEQMVDEPALHLKRIAEFMGCPFSSIEEEKEGVVDQIIKLCSFENLSNLAVNKTEENGSGFPNRVFFRQGKVGDSANYLSPEMMDQLDRITKQKFHGSGLTL is encoded by the coding sequence ATGGCCCAAAACCCTCCTTACAAAATATGTTTTGTACCCAggagcaaagaagaagaggaagaagatgagaaaatcTACAAGAGATACAGCGAAATCGTTGCAACTCTTCCCACAAAAGAAGGTTGGTGGGGTAAACCGATCTACCAGTATCAAGGCTTTTGGTATAACTCTGGAGCGTTTGGTGTTGGACCATTGGCAGTTCAAGATCACTTCAAGCCACGACCCACTGACGTTCTTGTTGCTAGCATCCCCAAGGGTGGCACAACTTGGCTGAAATCGCTAGTCTTTGCTGTCCTGAATCGCAAATCTCACCCTCCTTCAGCTCAGCACCACCCTCTGTTAATATTCAACTCCCACGATCTTGTTCCAGTTATGGAGATGATGCTATATAGCAACATTTTAAATGGAAACCGAATTCCTAGACTCGATATCCTTCCATCACCTAGACTGTTTGGCACACACATGCCTTACACATCACTACCTCAATCTGTAGCACTTTCAAGTCCCCGGATTGTTTATATTTGCAGGAACACCAAGGATACTCTAGTATCCTGGTGGCATTTTACCAACAAGATGAGATCGAACAATTCTTTAGAGCCTATGGaactggaagaagccttcgacAGGTTCTGCAAAGGGATGACTTCACCTGGGCCATTTTGGGAACATGTGTTGGGCTATTGGAAAGCGAGCTTAGAACGGCCTCAAAATGTGCTATTTCTCAAGTATGAGCAGATGGTGGATGAACCAGCTCTTCACTTAAAAAGAATTGCAGAGTTTATGGGGTGCCCCTTCTCTTccattgaagaagagaaggaaggagtgGTTGATCAAATCATAAAGCTCTGCAGTTTTGAGAATTTAAGCAATTTGGCAGTGAATAAAACTGAAGAAAATGGTAGTGGTTTCCCAAACAGAGTCTTCTTCAGGCAAGGTAAAGTTGGAGATTCTGCAAATTACCTCTCACCTGAGATGATGGATCAGCTTGACCGCATCACAAAGCAAAAATTTCATGGTTCGGGCTTAACACTCTGA